The genomic interval aaaaaataggTGAAAATTGGTTGTTTACCGATAAATCATGCTCCAcgatgtccgtccgtccgtatgtatgaacgcaaggatatcgcaacctataagagctagagacttgtaTTTTAGCTGTAACTCCTCCATGcacagatcaagtttgttcccgataatcgatagcttactccgtttccaaacaatcgataaaaatcgatgtcaacatcctgttttttgagcaaatttggtaaataataagagctagagtcaccaaaagTTATATGTTTACCCGCTACTACCGCATagctataaattaagttaatgaCTCAACTtgtattgcccaccaatttaagccacaattttaatgcaattgactttagaaaatttcattaagatcgttTAGGAAACACACAGAAATTATGTGGTTTGACCACCTTCGTGTTTGCGGTAGATAGCGCAAAatccaagaatttctgtatacatgtacacacgcccatttatgcgcgtctgcttggaattttatcaacagcattgcaactgtgattgttttctgtgctgcaattaacattttttttcaattattggTGTCGCTGTTGAGAAGAGACAGTGGCAAGTGGTGcagtctgtcgcgagttcgcgTCTACAAGGgaaactatttttataccctgaatcaTTGAAAGTGTGTAAAAAGGGCATAAtacatttgtgcaaatgtatggagcaggcagaaggaagcatctccgaccccatgatgtatatatattcgtgaTCAACATCAACCGCCGAGTTGATTTAGCCATGGCCGTCcctccgtccgtatgtatgaacgcaaggatcttagaaactagcaagtggtgcggtatGCCGCTAGTTTGAACCCTACCGAGggacaatttttttatttttttttttttggctgatGTGGCTGTTGAATAGAATCGGCAGCAACCAATGCGGTCTGTTTCGAGTTCAAGGCTGCGCGTAGGGCAGttttatttggtgttgaaaCAAAAGGGTTCAGGGAGCTCGGGAGCTTCCGAGCAAAAGTTGTATGTGCGATGCGTAAATTTGTATGTGAAGGTACTTAAAAGGTACGTGATTGACCGATTCCAGAAAGATCACTTTACCGAGTGGAAATGGGGCTCACGAGTAGCACAGAAAACCTAATTAAACTATTAGCGAAATGCGCGGGCAAggtgaaatataaaatttcaacaaaaaatatttgtcttCAGAAAAAAGTAATCGGAATTataaattaagaagaaaatacTATCgtatcaaataataaaaacttaaatgaaTTTAGTAGACAACTTGTAgagaaataatataattgtttCTGACAGTCTGCCaagtttattataaaatataaggtTTCTTTCATAAGAGAGCTTtgcaattcattttcaaatttcatagaaaacaaatgaacTCAATTATAAGTAAGATTAAACAAAGTCTGAGTGGTGGCTTTTGATTTACATCATTTTAAATTACTTAGCTTAAAGTTCGCTTTTGAACTATAAAGAACAAAAGTTTTGTGACTATTTTAAGATAAATTCAATTGACTAGAATCTCATGCtgttatgttttgttttatccAATTTCTAATACATTTCCCCTCAAATACTCAAACACAGCTGGATGCCGATTCGGCCAAGGTCTTTGATACGGTCATCTTTGCTGGGCCGCCGCCGATGAAGCAGCGCCTGTGGCCGCGTCATTGTGTGCAGGATTCATGGGGCGCTGAGCTGCACAAGGACTTAAAAGTGGTGGAACATGGCATCAAGGTATACAAGGGCACCAATCCAGGGGTGGACTCCTATTCGGTTTTCTGGGACAATAAGAAACTTTCGGATACCACGCTGAATGCACAGCTTAAAATGAAGGGCGCCACGGATATCTATGTGTGCGGCTTGGCCTACGATGTTTGTGTAGGCGCAACGGCTGTGGATGCTCTATCCGCCGGCTATCGTACCATTTTGATAGATGACTGTTGCCGCGGCACCGATTTCCATGACATTGAGCACACCAAGGAGAAGGTGGTTACCAGCGATGGGGTCATTGTGCACACCAATGCGGTGAGTCAAAGTAGATGATActagttaattaatttactaaataatcaattaaattGCTGTAGGTCAAAGCCATGGCTGAGGGTCGGGATCGTCGCCCCGAGCTAGGCTATAAGCTGGCCATGGAGCTCAAGAGTCCCGACTCGGTACTTTCGCAGCGCAATGGCTTCAGACCCAGTTACTAATTAGCTGCAGCTGGCTAAAGGTTTAAAGACATCACAAATTACACAAGCTAAGCAATCACATGTGGATGAGAAAGCTCCTGGAGTTGAAAAATTACAGCTAGATTATATAGTTAGTTAACCAATAGTGCGTTTTAGACATAGGCAAGgacaaaaaaagagaaaaacacCTACCAAGTGCCTTTTAATAAAGTAGTTCAGCCAGCTTTTGCAAaggttttttaaatttatttaaacatttctATGGTAATTTGGTAGCGTTTTTAACAGTTTTCTTTTGATGAAGTACTTAATCTAATCTAATATCCATAGTTGACCTACAACTTTGTCTATTGACAGCTTAAGTATTACAAAGTATCGAAACTTTCTTAAATCGCGCAGCACCATGGCAAATGTTGTATATTGCACCTCTTTTAGGAATTACGAAAactaatcaaatttatttatatgatgAACGTTTCCCAGTAAATAAAATGTAGACAACTCTCGTTTAACATAAACCACAAAGACATGATGAGCTTTGTACAATAGgtacaagaaataaaaatcaacattttaaacaaattttgctaCAAAGGTATTTTATTGTagattaaattttatattattatatatataaaataatataaaaaaaagagctcGGTAAGCATATCGACGTATACGATATCAAGTACTGTAATAAATGTCGCATGCAATTTTCAGCTATCCCCTTCTGCATTCATCTTATTCCACATTCAATGGAcccatacataaatacatatatcgtCCGATATTGTCGTATAGCTCGCCAATTTCATAAGCAAAAAACttcaaaacaaagcaaataaatgtcCTGCCAAACACATatactcacacatacatacatacgtatactTCGTGCACAGACTGTTAAGCGTTTTTTTTAGCGACTTGCTGTAAATGCTGGACAAGCGCAGCAACAACGTtgagaaaaacaacaagagaAACAATTCAAGCAACGTTTAAAGAAAGTTTCAACTTTCTGTtttacacacagacacccactcaactgcacacacacacaaacacacacataaaaaaatgTGTCTGTGTTGTCTATTGCTGCCACAGTTTTCtgctcaatttttatttttctgcccGAGTTTCCCTTTTGCCAAGCGACTACaaacaaaactttaaatttattaacagCTGGAGAAAGTAACCGAAGCGTCTGACCAGTGGGCGTGGATGTGGGCGTCGGCGCTTACATCTGCATTGTGGAAAGTTTAAACTGTAAAATGCTATTTTTCGCtttctgaattttttttttctatttgaatACTCCGATTTTTGCGTCAGAAAGAGTATTtaggcttttgtttttcaaaaatttatgtaaaatcttTTATATTAATGTTGATTACtcttaaacaaataaaatatatcttaGGAGGAAAGAAGTTATTATCTGTGCGCGGatgaattaatattttaattaaaataagtttatttaatttgttaggATGTTCTTTAGTCAGTTACTACGGCTTTAGGTTGGGTTTATAgcatttaagaaattaatatatgtatatatatataaccagCGGGTATTACCCGGCCATGGCGGTAGCAAGGCTCCCCAATTGAATGGGAACAAAGGTCGTTGAAAAGGAGTTTGCGGCCGATGGGATGGTAAActaaaaagtttcatttaaaCGTTGTTCCcgatttttccacacttgaGATTTACGAAAATCTGTCCTTCGTAACTACAGTACAAATTTCTTAGGGTTCGGGCAAACAGTTTTATGTGTAGAGTATATACATAATACAACGCATTGGTCAACAGAGTATCTCACAGCACAGGCTGCCAGCTGCAATTGGATTACGTGTATGTTTTTCCCAACAGTCACAACATGGAAAATGTGTGGGTAGGGGCAAACACTCCTACATCTGCGAAGCTATCAACTCTTGTAGCAGACTTCTCAATCCCGGGAGCTGGTTAAGCTTTATGGTAAGTAGTGCAAAGTGGACTCTGCTAGGCTGAGCAACCCATATCTGGCTGCGGTTGCAGTGGCTTTGGGTTCTTATCGAGCTGCTCTCGAAACGTTTACCTTTTCAAGCAGAGACAATGAACTTTTAGCCCGGATGTGGAACTGGACATGGGCCGCACTGCAGCCGAATGCTAAATGCGTTTGCCCAGAGATTTGCGCAGACTGTGTTGTCCGCTTTGGAGTAATGTGGGAGGCTGCGGGAGCTCTAGTTGCGGTCAGGGACTAAGCAAAACGTACATCGTGCCTGTCAGTGGCAGCTGTGGAAAAGCCCGACAAAACGAGAagaaaaaagggaaaaatcGCTGATGAAAATTGCTTGCAAGTGGTTTCTGTTTCTGCCCGCCCGTCCATGTAATGGTCGCTCGTTTTGCTTGTAAAACTTTTGGATTATTGTCAGCCCAACACGCACACCcgcgctcacacacacacacacactcacatacaatGTCCTAGCCTGGCCATGTGCCAGCCGGGAAAAACTTTGCcccggacacggacacggcaCATGGCAAGTCGCGTTTGCTACGGCTCTTAACGGCAAATTTTCGCATATTTTTCTCGGCGTAGGCGTCGCCACGTTGTCTCCGGCCTGCAACTGGATTCGACGAACTGCAGTTGGAGTTGCACACACACCCGCCCACATCTATAAAAatagagtgtgtgtgtgtgagttgtggcaacagctgctgcttgccCGGCGGCTGCTTGACTTGCAGCTTGTAAATGGGCGCTAAGCTCCTTTGTTTGCGGCATGTTGTTGGGGCTGGCATCAGGAAGTGTGGTGGGGGAGGGGCGGGAGGGGAGGCAGAGCTGCGGCAGTTTTGGGAAATGTTTGGATGCACCCTGTGTTGAACTGCCTATGGCAGGTATTACAACTGCTAGCCTTGCCCCGTCGCGTTTGCACTGTAAACGCCGAAGTAAGAAGCTACAAAAGCAATTAGGTGTTAATACAGTCTGATAAGATAATGGCTGCAGTAAAACTGCGAATACAAAAGAGCGAAGGgacttataaataaacaagaggttctagtcgggagctcccgactaggggataccctgaaccctcttccaacatcaaatgcatatatatatattctattttagaagctatatgtcaagtttggtgactctagctgttattatcaaaattgcccaaaaaagaggatatcgatatcgatttttcgattacttggaaacggagtaagttatcgattatcggaaaaaaactcgatctgcgcgggaactaggagcatatccatctaatttcaagtctctagctcttatgggtTCTGAGAtgcttgcgttcatacatacggacggacggacggacagacagacagacggacatggctagatcgactcggctattggtgctgatcaagaatatatatactttatggggtcggagatgcttccttctacctgttacatacatttggactttgcacaaatacaatatacctttaaacccatttttaatgtgttcagggtataaaaaatgagCAACATTTTGTATTAGCTGTATAGCTGGCCAAGCAAAAGCATTTagattacatacatttttagtacttaaaaagtttttagttattaaaaagttttttattattattcgcTGATCTTTGCAGTGCGACCTTTTTCCTGTTTTGTGGCTTTACTACTTATAGCTAATTTTTCAGTCCTTGTCAGAATGCCGAAATTATTATACCATCCATTTTGAAGTTCGTAAGCGGTCTAAACTTATTCCCAATCTAATTCACACgctttttctattttcagACGATCAATATTTTGGTTAATGAAGCAAGGATCAAGGATTCAGAAAGTAAAGCTGCTTCCATTTCCTAGCCAGTTCGTTCGGCAGGTTGCGGCTTTGGATACCAATATAAGGGGTTGTGCTGGTATCCATGGCCacagttttactttatttaccTTTCATACCTTATTTGGGGTTCTCATGTAATGAATGTTTAGATATTTCGTGCATTTAGACGAAAAATATAACACTTTTTCCAGTCCTGTCCATGCGTAAAAATACAATGATTTTCCAGGATCACGAATTGGCTATTTCTCTAGCCTTAAACCAAAGCCGCCTAGGGctttatatctatttataattttgtattaaatGCCTGCCAGATCGGAATTATATGTCATATCGAGATCATAGACAATTTTAGGCTAACATCAGGTTTTGGACAGctttttcaagttatctttgCTTTGGTCAATGCTATTGTCTGTAAGGGTAtttagttttcagtttttgaaaatataagtatatacatatatatgtatgaagaCATCTATAAAATACaagctttaaatttaaaatagatattaaattttatattgagtaaaattgatttcaaaatttataaaacaacaaaaatatactgCTTTTTTAGCAAATGAATTCCATTAAACTTCATTCCCTTTCACACTGTGTCTTGAACGTAGctgacaaatttatttattttcttacgAAAATTGCTGTTGACTTTGCAACattgcagcggcagctgcagctgccacttgacagctgcaaaaacatcaacaataaataaacaaataacaatttcgctgctgctgctgctgctgctgtcgctgtggAGCCAACGGGCgtatgaaatttgttttacGTGCGACAAGCTgattgaaattataatttgaatattaacAGCGGGcgcatgggcgtggcagctgcttAGCAAAACGTTAAAGCAATTTGCAACGGTAAAATTTTCATCGTTGATTAGATCGCTGTCACGgccaaaagtttttaattatgtatatatggtgaatattttgcaaaataattcaattttgtttgcgGGGTCGTGACTTTAACAAGCTGATGTggattgcagttgttgttgttgttgctgctgcttagcAACAAATATGCACGGGCTTATTTGCgccacaataaaaacaaaaaatctcTAGCGTTACGatgcggcgtatacgtaatattcatgcatatattttttttagcgTGTTTTGCGTTTGTTGCGGCGGCTGCGGAAATGCAGCAGGAACTTGTCATGCCCCATGCCACAAacaatgccagcaacaactgtatctgtctccctctctctctaatTCTCCCCGTCTCTTTCTCATCTCTATTTGCGGGTTTCTCTGTGCCCTGTGTTAATTTTAATGCAGTCAAATGAGTTTGTCCTGGCTGCACGCAAGATATAAAGTTTTGGGCTTgtcgctgccacgcccacatcctACCAAGCCGCCAACCCGACAGCCCGCTGGGATATGAGCATTTTGTGCAGCAAGTGATTATGaggtttttatatatatcatatgtaTGCCATCTAACTACTATTTGATGCGTGCGTGCGTATAAGTGTGTGTCCGAgcgcgtgtgtgagtgtgtgcgtagCAATAAAATGCTTTACTGATTTGCAAAGTTTTGTCATTAAGCACACTTGGCGCTTATCCAAGCGCTAGCATGGCATTCTCCAACATTGACGTTGATTATAGTTTagaatttcataaatatttgccaaaaacGTTGTGGTTTGGATTGTGTTGTCTCATCTCTGACAGCTCGAATTTGTCAACAAGTTTTATTGCACTTTCAAAAAAACATTAATGGCAATTTCTAAAGCATtctaaattttgtttatctacTTATGATCATCAAGCTGATAAAACTGACAATTGAATTATCTCAATTTAAGAGCTTCCAcattcaaaatataaatttttttcatttatcatACAAAACTACACGTTTGTTTTTGAAACAAACAGATAATACCGAAGGTCTAGTTACtgatatattaaattaaataaaaataataataaatttaattcgTACAATTTTATAATGCTTAAAGTGTTTATGAACAATAGATCAgctctttatgaaatttaatataacacAATAATGAAGGCATCAGAACTATAAAGGCTAgtctttattttaaaaattttctaaATGCTTGCCTAAAGCAccctaaaaataaattaacatgTAAATACAACTTAAGGCTTTCAGATTTTCCATTATATAACattagttaataaaaaaacagataATTATActgataattttaatatttaatatttataagttaGAGTTAAAGCCCTAAAGACAACCAATGCCAATCAAATAAGTTTTTTACTAAATCCTAGAAAACTTCAGCCAAAAAATTATCGCAGtgcatgaaaattaaaattcgtgaattcatgagaatcaaATAGAAGAGCTCGTGGCGTAATAGAGTGCCCACAAGAAATATGTGCTAAGAGAATAATGCGACTATTGTTGGCTTAATGAAGCAACCAAATATGCTTAAGACGCAGCTGCGCAGGCCCCTAGGATATCATTATTTCATGGCGCTTTGTGCTGCCAGCCACAAGTCCGCCCCTACTCAACCCGCAAACCCCAACCCATCATAAGCCATAAAATGGTGCATAAATAGCGTACAGTATGTGCGTATGTTTGTGTTTCAATCGAGTCCATACTAAGTTTGGTTTACGCCCCCCATAAATAGGCAACAAATCGTACCCGCGGGGCCACATGCGTCGTATAcgtgatattttttaattacattacAAAATGCTTTTCGCTGTGTGCGCGTGAAAAATGTCGCTTTAATTGCCCCCGCACCACACAgcacaaaactaacaaaaaggAAGTGTAATACGCAAAACCGCTGAAAGAAAAtgagaatttaattaatgcgaACTCTAACCAAAAGCCAAAGACCCGCAACCAGAACCCAAAGCTACAACTAAGTCGTGCACAaaaacccaacaaaataaagaaaaaaaaaatgtgaaaatttcaaacgaatatggcaaatattttgtagttGCACAAAAGTTTGGCGGGGGTCTCGTACGATTTGCTGACTGCAtatgtgtgagcgtgtgtgtatgagagcgtgtgtatgtgcgagCGTGTGGGTGTATGAGTTTTAAGTGTCGCTGTGGAATCATTAGCCAAAGCACTAAAAGATGTTACCAAGACTCTTTGAGGGTGTGGGAGTGGCCTTAAAAGTTTTTGGCgctaatcaaaaataaatatgcaaacgtTAAATGGTATGTAAGGGGAATGTGGCCGATGAGGGGTCAAAGGCCGGAGCAATCACTATTCAATTTAATGTGAAACTACATTTGTGGCGTTTAAGCGAAAATGGAAGGAAATTAGCGACGACTGTGGCAGCTGTCGATCGGGGCGATACACTGAGAGACAAATGAAATGACATTTAAAATGTCAACACGACCGCAAAACATCGTGTGCAAAATGGTCGAAAAAGGtgttcaatgtgtgtgtgtgcgcttgtgtgtgtgtgtgtatgtgtgcgtgtgagcgtatgtgtgtgttgccaCTACCGAAGCGACTTTTGCGGTTGCACAAAAGCAGAACAAGTCGAGCCGGTTCAAGGGAGGCGAGGTTGAGGTTATGGTCAGGGGTTGAAGCTTAAATGCTTGACCACGAAAAGGCCATTAGAAAATGGccaatgtgtgcgtgtgtctgtatgtgcaCACGCTTCAACGTTAAGTCGTAAAGGCAGCTACTGCGACAGCTGAAAttaagcaaagcaaataaaacaaaaaaaaaaaaatccacagaaacaaaaaatgttgtcCCAACCTTTTGCCAAATGTAACCGCAAAACGTTTGCCAACACGTGTAAACTTTTTAAAGTTTtacctgtatgtgtgtgtgtgtgcaactgtAAGTGAGTGCAAATGTGTGCACATCTGTCACAGGGTTGAACAACTTCTCGGTAACAGTAATTATCGTTTAGCCAAAGAGATTTAGGCACGAATTACTTTTGAAATCTCCTAATctcatttattcatttttttttttcagagaTTTGAAATTAGGATATAAAACATCAACAAAGTTAACCGagaataaacttaaatattgtcaaataaattacttttcaGATATGTGAACTTACAGAAAGTTGTTTCCAAAAGGGCAACAATcatgaatttaattataaactaAGGAGCTCGCAAGGAAATAATCTGTATTTCTCTATTTCCCACTATAAATGAGACATACGACAAAAATTGGACTCTTAATCTCTTGGAGAATAGTTCTCACACCCATCGTCTACATCTCTTACAGCCTCTGAAGCGGGCCCTAAGACAACATTCAAcatcaaaaattcaaatgtcAAGATCTACTTGgtgtttaatatatatatttttttttttgacgtATTGAGCTattaaaaataagtataataacaaaaaaaaaaacaaatgattatTTACagaatacaaaattaaaaaaaattgactcatctggaaattaaaaaaagtttaattaagtggtgaaatttatttgatttttgcatatataagtacttatattttataaaatagtaagctttattttattttgtatccaattcattttatgcatatagatacatatcGTTTtagatttttgtatatttataaaaatactttgaaaatctgcttcaaaccaaaaaaatagtTTGCACTATCATAAAAactttaatcaaataaatttcatgTTCTTTGAGCAAAAAGCTTCAATAAGCTCACAATGTAAGAGCTTGATTCAAGCAAATATTAGCTGgatttgttaaaatattcTCGCATTTACAGCAACTGTTCGGCAACTGTTTTAATCTAATGGTTTTACAATCATTTTGATTTACACTTTTAAAATGTCTTTCTATCACGAGGCTTGACTTTTTTTCCGTATTTTCAGCTGTTATACTACCTGTTTTTACCTATCTTTAAATAGTTTAAAGCTGACTTTTAAGTGCAGCTTGTAGTGAAAATACAAAATCGAAAAGCAATGTCAGCATGTAAATGCGTTGGCTCACGCCAAAAACAAGATACGCAACGCTGTCCAGCCCTAGCTGTACAGTGTACACAAGCTGCCACAGctgcaatgtgtgtgtgtgtgtgtgtgtgagtgtgtgtgtttgtaatCTTTGTCGCATTGCCGTGAAATGTGCAATAAAGTCGCATGACTTTGGCTTTCGGCTTTGGCGCTGCGTGTTAAAAGTTGGCCGGagagcttaaaaaaaaaacagccaaagccaaaaaataCGAGCACGAGCCTGCTGATGAGTTTGATCATGATAATCATGATGCAGATGATGATGAGCAAAGAACAACAGCCATGTGCGGCAATTAAATGTCAAACAGGCATTCTTGATGGACGCTTAAAATCAGCGCAACTGTCATCTGTTGCAGGCAGAAtcttgtgctgctgctgctgctgctgctgctccaccaTTTGGCCATGTCCAAGCAGCAGGCAGACGTTAGCCATCACGAAACGGTCACACATGCAGGCACACACTCccacctacacacacatgtcACCTGGCGTTTAAAATGTACACCCATAAACAAAAGTGCAAACAAAGCCATAAACAAGCAGCAAGCGCAACTTCTGCATCCTTCCAATACCCACGTCCTGCTCGGACACGCTGATGCTGCCGTTGTcgtttgttagttttgcctgctgctgttgctgttgcattgtGGCAGCCAAACATAAAACGCTAACAACAACCAGCAAACAGGCAGCAACATTCAATGGGGTTGACGCTTCATTCCGGTCGCCGGTCGCCTCAGTTTGTTAGCTTTGCTTTGTGTCCTGACTTTTATGCCAAGCGGGGGTTCGGATGCGGTCGGACAGCCTGTCAGCGTTTTTCTGCgctttgtttttaatacaTGTACGTGGCGcatcatttattattttgccacagcagcagcatccacagcagcagcttcagTCGAGACGTGTACGCAACATGGCGCATACGCAGCATTGGCCACGGCATTCAGTGTTGGGCATTGACGCCCGGGTCCATGTCACGCACACATTAGGTAGGCTA from Drosophila virilis strain 15010-1051.87 chromosome 2, Dvir_AGI_RSII-ME, whole genome shotgun sequence carries:
- the Naam gene encoding nicotinamidase, with product MDSPTPPIVIDDSNGSAMDACFTAFDKDGDDRLNLSEFTLICRALFRNDKGHIYDVPHERLEQIFAVFDTNGDGFIDREEFKFCWNQWIKTIVRPVNAFLIVDVQNDFISGSLDISNCSAQQQGHEILEPINKLLDTVDFDAVFYSLDWHPSDHVSFIDNVKMRPMDESSALDADSAKVFDTVIFAGPPPMKQRLWPRHCVQDSWGAELHKDLKVVEHGIKVYKGTNPGVDSYSVFWDNKKLSDTTLNAQLKMKGATDIYVCGLAYDVCVGATAVDALSAGYRTILIDDCCRGTDFHDIEHTKEKVVTSDGVIVHTNAVKAMAEGRDRRPELGYKLAMELKSPDSVLSQRNGFRPSY